A stretch of DNA from Acidobacteriota bacterium:
CGCCGAGAGCATCAGCGCGTTCACGAGCTTGACGATCGGGGCATCGCCGCCCTGCCGCTCGAGGGCCGCGGCGTCGATCTCCTCGGCGTCGGTGACGACCTCGAGGTTGTCGGTCTGCAGCCCGAGCTCCTCGAGCGCGCGATTGGCCAGATCGGCGCCCTTGCCGCCGGCGGCCGGTTCGGGACGGGCCGTGTAGTACCGGGCGATGCCGTCGCGAATCGCCGTCTCGGAGGCGACCACCGGCTCGACGTGCAGGCCCGTCATGAACTTGATGTCGTCCATGGCGAACACGTTCGTCGGGTCCGCCATGGCCAGCGTGAGCGTCGTGCTGGTGCGTGCGACGGGCAGGACGTTGTACTTGATCGCGCTCTCGGCTGAGACGAGCTTGACGACGGCCGTCTCGAGCTCGACTTCGCGGAGGTTGATGGCCGGGACGCCCACCTGGCGGCTCACGGCCGCGGTGATGTCCTCCTCAGCGAGGAAGCCGAGCTTGACGAGGCTCGCCCCGAGCCGCCCGCCGTTGAGGCGTTGATGGTTCAACGCCTCCTGAAGCTGGTTGGGCGTGACGCGCTTCTCGCGCAGCAGGAGTTCGCCAAGTCGGACAGCCATGCGTCTCGGGAGCCATGGCGACCGTCACAGGCCGGCGCGCAGCGCAACGCCGAATTCACGAGCTTCGTCGCGGTCCCGGCGTTGAGCCCAGTGCCCGTCGAGCCACAGCCCGCGGCGGATGGCCACGCTCATCCCCGCGGACGCCGACAGCCGACGGGGCCCTTCGAGGCTCCACTGGAGCCCCGACCGGACCGCCAGGTGCTGGCCGATCCGGCCCTCACCTCCCACGGCACACGCACGACGAAGGTCGCCCCCGAGGTCGACCGTCTCCAGGTCGAGGTCCATAGCAAGGGTCAGGCCATCGACCGGCAGGACCGCAAGACCAAGCCGCGCCTGCCTGGGCAGCGTCATCTCGCCCACGGCCGCATCGCCGAACGAAGGGGATCGCAGATTCTTCCACGCGAGCCCGACGCGCAGCCGACCCATGTCGGCCATCAGGCCGGCGTCGAGATCCAGCGTGCCGCGCGTCTGCCCTTTCACGTCGTCGGTCCGATCGAGCGCTGCGCCGACCGTCAGATCGCTCGACAACGCCGAGACCACGCTCCCGCGCACGTAGTTGAGCGTCGCGCCGACGACGAGCCCGTCGACGATGGTCTGCAGCACGGTCCCGCCGAGCTGCGTCGTGCGCAGCGTGCGCACCTCGACGTCGCTGCGCCCCTCGGGACCCGCGCCGAGCGTGGTCATCTCGAACGTCCCGTACGAAATGCCGAGCGGCCACGTCCCGAGGCTCGTGAACCGCGTGCTCCGTCGTCCGGGGCCGGCCGAGAGCGGGCTGTCCGGATTACCGGTTTGAAAGCGGTGCCACCCTATTGTCATGCCGGCCGGCCCGCCGACGGCGAGCCCGGCCGGATTCCAATGCGTCGCCGTCGCGTCGTCCGCGACGGCGACGAACGCTCCGCCCATGCCGAGCGCCCGTTCGCCGGCCGACTCGAACGTCGGCTGCGCGGCCGCCATCGTCGGCCGAAGCGCCGCCAGCAGCACGAAGACCAGACCTGCACACAACCGCATCACCACGGACTCCCCGGCCGTGCTGGAGTTGTCGGCAGCGCCATGGCGAAACTTTGGATCGTCGCCTTTCGTAATTCGATCCGAGCCATTGCGGCTCCCTGCCGCCGATCGCCCCGCGGGCCCACAGGTTCACGGCTGAAAACGCACGGAACGCTCTAGTATGGTCTGGATCGGCCATACTCATCGGACCGGATGAGGCCGCCTATGTCTCAGTCAGTCGCGGGAACCGAGTCGAACACCAGCATCCTCGCCCGTGCGATTGGCGTCGTGACCGCCCCGGCCGCCACGTTCGCGGAGGTCGTCCGCTCGCCCCGGCCGGCCGGCATCCTGCTCCTCGTCAGCCTGGTCGTCGGCCTCCTGACGGCCCTGCCGCAGTTCACCGAGCGCGGGCAGCAGCACCTGCTCGAGATGCAGCGGCAGCAGATCACCCGCATGGGCATCGCGATCTCGCCGGAGATGGAGGAAACGCTCGCGCGCCGCGCGCCCTACCTCGGCTATCAGACGCTCGTGTCGGTGTTCGTCGCGCTGCCGATCGTTTCGGTCGTCATCGCCGCATTCTGCTGGGCGCTCTTCAACATCGTCCTGGGCGGCACGGCCACGTTCAAGCAGGTGCTCGGGATCGTGACCCACAGCCAGGTGATCAGAGCGCTCGGCGTCGTGGCGGCCGCCCCGATCATCTGGATGCAGGGCCTGCAGAACATGGCCGGCCCGTTCAACCTGGGTGCGCTCGCGCCGATGCTGGACCCGGCGTCGCGTCTCGCCGGCATGCTGGCGGGCCTGGACTTCTTCACGCTCTGGCAGATCGTCGTCATCGGCATCGGCCTCGGCGTGCTGTATCGCCGCCGCGCGCTCGGCATCTCCGTCGGACTGCTTCTGATCTACGTGGCCGTCGTGGCCGCGGTCACCGCCGCGTTCTCGGCGGTCTTCCCCAGGTAACCGCATGACCCGTACAAAGAAGATCGCCATCGCGATCGGTGTCGTCGCCGTCGTCGGCACGCTTGGATTCGTCAATTACCGGTACCGCAGGAACACCGCCCCGTCGGTCACGACCGAGAAGGTCGCGCGGCGGGATCTCGAAGCGATCGTGTCGGCGAGCGGCAAGATCCGCGCGAAGAAGACGGTCAACATCAGCGCCGAGACGATGGGGAAGATCGTGACGCTGGCCGTCACGGAGGGCGAGCGGGTCAAGAAAGGTCAGCTCCTGCTCGAGATCGATCCGCGGAACCTCGAGACCGCCGTGCAGAACCGCCAGGCCAGCCTCGACTCCGCCCGCTCGCAGCTCGAGCAGACCCGCGCCCAGGTCGAGAGCGCGCGTGTGGCCCTCAAGCAAGCGCAGGAGAACTACCAGCGACAGACGGATCTCTGGCGGGCCGGCCTGGTCGCTCGCGACGTCTACGAGCGGACGCAGAACGAGCTCAAGGCACGGGAAGCCGATCTGGCGGTCAGCGAGCAGGCCGTCCGCACGCAGGAGCAGCGCATCCGCGTCGAGGAGGCCAACCTCACGAGCGCCCGCTACGACCTCAACAAGGTTCGCGTCGAGTCGCCGATCGACGGCGTCGTGATCAAGCGAAACGTCGAAGAGGGCGAGACCGCGGTCGTCGGCACGATGAACAACGCCGGCACCGTGCTGCTGCAGATCGCCGACATGTCGGTCATCGAAGCCGAGATCGAGGTGGACGAGACCGATATCCCGTTCGTGAACGTC
This window harbors:
- the traF gene encoding conjugal transfer protein TraF, with the protein product MRLCAGLVFVLLAALRPTMAAAQPTFESAGERALGMGGAFVAVADDATATHWNPAGLAVGGPAGMTIGWHRFQTGNPDSPLSAGPGRRSTRFTSLGTWPLGISYGTFEMTTLGAGPEGRSDVEVRTLRTTQLGGTVLQTIVDGLVVGATLNYVRGSVVSALSSDLTVGAALDRTDDVKGQTRGTLDLDAGLMADMGRLRVGLAWKNLRSPSFGDAAVGEMTLPRQARLGLAVLPVDGLTLAMDLDLETVDLGGDLRRACAVGGEGRIGQHLAVRSGLQWSLEGPRRLSASAGMSVAIRRGLWLDGHWAQRRDRDEAREFGVALRAGL
- a CDS encoding YIP1 family protein gives rise to the protein MSQSVAGTESNTSILARAIGVVTAPAATFAEVVRSPRPAGILLLVSLVVGLLTALPQFTERGQQHLLEMQRQQITRMGIAISPEMEETLARRAPYLGYQTLVSVFVALPIVSVVIAAFCWALFNIVLGGTATFKQVLGIVTHSQVIRALGVVAAAPIIWMQGLQNMAGPFNLGALAPMLDPASRLAGMLAGLDFFTLWQIVVIGIGLGVLYRRRALGISVGLLLIYVAVVAAVTAAFSAVFPR
- a CDS encoding efflux RND transporter periplasmic adaptor subunit, yielding MTRTKKIAIAIGVVAVVGTLGFVNYRYRRNTAPSVTTEKVARRDLEAIVSASGKIRAKKTVNISAETMGKIVTLAVTEGERVKKGQLLLEIDPRNLETAVQNRQASLDSARSQLEQTRAQVESARVALKQAQENYQRQTDLWRAGLVARDVYERTQNELKAREADLAVSEQAVRTQEQRIRVEEANLTSARYDLNKVRVESPIDGVVIKRNVEEGETAVVGTMNNAGTVLLQIADMSVIEAEIEVDETDIPFVNVGQPAQIQIDAFPDQKVRGRVTEVGNSPITTTGTSSTTGRATNFKVVVQVEGPVPDVRPGFTCTSVITTATRARALGVPIQAMTIREFIVDAEGQVVKPPAAAANGSGSPPPVQEPGPGQERKELEGVFVYRQDKAVFVPVRTGIAGEKYFEVLSGLNEGDEVITGPFASVRSLKDGDALQRAKADASTGAAATTP